One Deinococcus psychrotolerans genomic window carries:
- a CDS encoding MBL fold metallo-hydrolase RNA specificity domain-containing protein produces the protein MEPVSAYSRVERFYLSAHADRGGLIGLISRYPAGRVILTHGEVSARNNLAGYLNTKMDVSLPKAGDLVALKDGGHRRGAFIQASTKKLAATKERHARAKVEISYDAEHHVLVVELPDKLSGELFQSGEYSLEVLKGKLTKIKLVQRDADTDQAGVEHDPPIEAERS, from the coding sequence TTGGAACCTGTCTCGGCGTACTCGCGGGTAGAGCGCTTCTACCTCTCCGCCCACGCGGATCGGGGCGGCCTCATTGGACTGATCAGCCGTTATCCAGCGGGCCGCGTGATCTTGACTCACGGCGAAGTCTCGGCACGAAACAACCTCGCGGGCTACCTCAATACCAAAATGGATGTCAGTCTGCCCAAAGCCGGTGATTTGGTCGCCCTGAAGGACGGTGGGCATCGGCGCGGGGCCTTTATTCAGGCCAGCACCAAGAAGTTAGCCGCCACCAAAGAGCGCCACGCCCGCGCCAAAGTAGAGATCAGCTATGACGCTGAACATCACGTCCTGGTGGTGGAATTGCCAGACAAGCTCAGCGGTGAGCTGTTTCAAAGCGGTGAATATTCGCTCGAAGTCCTCAAGGGCAAACTCACCAAGATCAAACTCGTACAGCGAGACGCAGACACGGATCAAGCCGGCGTAGAGCATGACCCGCCCATTGAAGCGGAACGTTCGTGA
- a CDS encoding uracil-DNA glycosylase → MSVLSASNSVAQHAQIVWFKKDLRISDHAPLVHAAARGPVVPLYIYEPEQFTHEEFAGHHLTYLNSCLQELDQHLRQLGTPLIVRVGEAVSVMEALREEVGIGGIWAHEETGNAVSYDRDRQVRTWSRERGIPFHELPQNGVVRRMTNCDGWADTWEERLGSHPLLPPATLSGTALFSQSLRTHAELGVAPGQQIVIPGGEQAARDTLGSFLTVRGVNYMREMSSPLSAETACSRLSAPLAFGTLSLRETLHATRQRLAAVSGDTAADPRWVRSLRSYESRLHWHCHFMQRLESEPEMEFHNLNRAFDGLREHDWNPEFFDRWAHGQTGFPLIDACMRMLTATGWLNFRMRAMLVSFASQHLWLHWRPTGVFLARQWLDNEPGIHWSQMQMQSAVVGINRVRIYSPTRQAKQQDPAGEFIRRWVPELRDAPIDFIHAPWEWSGASRLNYPAPIVDEGKAARAAKAKIMAARTQPQFEPESRRVYALHGSRKKAVMRAERVARGLPPKPIKATSKPPKPVLVSANQPALFSSAQTGGKPIQIAGLPDSWRNALAAEFAAPYFQALKDFLVRERAEHTVYPPAPDVFNALRLTPLEEVKVLILGQDPYHGHGQAQGLSFSVRPGVRVPPSLQNIYKELQDDLSIQPPRNGDLTPWTAQGVLLLNAVLTVRAGQPNSHAGQGWEPLTDAVIRAVNAQTQRVVFVLWGAYARKKANLITGPQHIILQSAHPSPYSAERFFGTRPFSRANAALEEAGRGSVAWST, encoded by the coding sequence GTGTCGGTTCTGTCTGCATCTAACTCGGTTGCCCAGCATGCCCAGATCGTTTGGTTTAAAAAGGATTTGCGAATCAGCGATCACGCCCCGCTGGTTCACGCCGCTGCACGCGGGCCAGTTGTGCCGCTATACATTTATGAACCGGAGCAATTCACGCACGAGGAATTTGCTGGTCATCATTTGACCTATCTCAACAGCTGTTTGCAAGAACTCGATCAGCACCTGCGGCAACTCGGCACGCCGCTCATCGTGCGGGTGGGTGAGGCGGTCAGTGTGATGGAAGCGCTGCGGGAGGAAGTCGGCATCGGCGGCATCTGGGCACATGAGGAAACCGGCAATGCTGTGAGCTACGACCGTGACCGGCAGGTGCGGACTTGGTCGCGGGAGCGTGGCATTCCCTTTCACGAGTTGCCGCAAAACGGGGTGGTGCGCCGCATGACCAACTGCGACGGTTGGGCTGATACTTGGGAGGAGCGCTTGGGGTCGCACCCGCTGCTGCCGCCCGCCACACTCAGCGGCACTGCCCTGTTTTCGCAGAGCCTGCGCACCCACGCCGAGCTTGGTGTAGCGCCTGGCCAGCAAATTGTCATTCCTGGCGGCGAGCAGGCCGCCCGCGATACGCTCGGCAGCTTCCTGACGGTGCGCGGCGTCAATTACATGCGCGAGATGAGCAGCCCGCTGAGTGCAGAGACCGCCTGCTCACGGCTGAGCGCTCCGCTGGCTTTCGGTACGTTGTCGCTCAGGGAAACGCTGCACGCTACCCGGCAACGCTTAGCCGCCGTCAGCGGAGACACGGCAGCCGATCCACGCTGGGTCAGATCACTCAGGAGTTACGAGAGCCGCCTGCATTGGCACTGCCACTTTATGCAGCGGCTGGAATCCGAGCCGGAGATGGAATTTCACAATCTCAATCGGGCCTTTGACGGCTTGCGCGAGCATGATTGGAACCCTGAGTTTTTTGACCGCTGGGCACACGGGCAAACCGGCTTCCCCCTGATTGACGCCTGTATGCGGATGCTGACGGCCACCGGCTGGCTCAATTTCAGGATGCGGGCCATGCTGGTGAGTTTCGCCTCGCAGCACCTGTGGCTGCACTGGCGGCCTACTGGAGTGTTTCTGGCACGGCAGTGGCTCGACAACGAACCCGGCATCCATTGGTCGCAGATGCAGATGCAGAGCGCGGTGGTGGGCATCAACCGCGTCCGCATCTACTCGCCCACCCGCCAGGCAAAGCAGCAAGACCCAGCAGGTGAGTTCATCCGCCGCTGGGTGCCAGAGTTGCGGGACGCGCCGATAGATTTCATCCATGCGCCTTGGGAGTGGAGCGGGGCGAGCCGCCTGAACTACCCGGCTCCCATCGTGGATGAAGGTAAAGCGGCGCGGGCCGCCAAAGCCAAAATTATGGCAGCCCGTACCCAGCCCCAGTTTGAGCCTGAATCGCGGCGGGTCTACGCCCTGCACGGCAGCCGCAAGAAGGCAGTCATGCGGGCCGAGCGAGTGGCGCGAGGCTTGCCACCCAAACCGATAAAGGCAACGTCCAAACCGCCAAAACCTGTGCTGGTGAGCGCCAATCAGCCCGCCTTATTCAGCAGCGCTCAGACCGGCGGTAAGCCCATCCAGATTGCCGGTCTGCCGGACTCTTGGCGAAATGCGCTTGCCGCCGAGTTCGCCGCACCGTACTTCCAGGCCCTCAAGGACTTCTTGGTGCGCGAGCGGGCCGAGCACACCGTTTACCCGCCCGCGCCGGATGTATTCAATGCCCTACGGCTGACCCCACTAGAAGAGGTGAAGGTGCTGATTCTGGGACAAGATCCCTACCACGGACACGGCCAAGCTCAGGGCCTGTCGTTCAGCGTGCGGCCTGGCGTGCGGGTGCCACCGAGCTTACAGAACATCTACAAGGAGCTTCAGGACGACCTCAGTATCCAGCCTCCCCGAAACGGTGATTTGACCCCTTGGACTGCTCAGGGCGTGCTGCTGCTCAACGCCGTGCTGACGGTTCGGGCGGGCCAACCCAATAGCCACGCGGGTCAAGGCTGGGAGCCGCTGACCGACGCGGTCATCCGGGCGGTGAACGCTCAGACGCAGCGTGTGGTCTTTGTGCTGTGGGGTGCGTATGCCCGTAAGAAGGCCAACTTGATTACTGGGCCGCAGCACATCATTTTGCAGTCCGCTCACCCTTCTCCGTACAGCGCTGAGCGTTTCTTTGGTACTCGCCCGTTCTCGCGGGCCAATGCTGCGCTTGAAGAGGCCGGACGCGGGTCGGTTGCGTGGTCTACCTAA
- a CDS encoding sensor histidine kinase: protein MFVQDNGLGFDPKYQDRQFNLFQRLHSVQEVSGTGVGLTSIRRLILKHGGEVFAESQVGEGATFGFTLPKNSSLRP from the coding sequence GTGTTCGTGCAGGACAACGGCCTGGGTTTTGATCCCAAGTATCAGGACCGACAGTTTAACCTGTTTCAGCGGCTGCACAGCGTGCAGGAAGTGAGCGGAACAGGTGTGGGGCTGACGAGTATCCGGCGGCTGATCCTCAAGCACGGCGGTGAGGTCTTCGCCGAGAGCCAGGTGGGCGAGGGTGCCACCTTCGGCTTTACCCTGCCCAAGAACAGTTCGCTCAGACCATGA
- a CDS encoding DUF4157 domain-containing protein translates to MLTHHAAVQRQLQQTEQQHAAQQGDAVARIEARRGGGQPLPAAVRKQLELGLNHDLTAVRLHTDGEADLIAKQMHAVAFTSGKDVYFQSGEFDPVNKLELLAHEVAHTVQQAKGQVGTGIDPDAGLEAEARQFGKQHAQTANQSEAKPQKNAVKPTSAANTMQRPVQRQAAPTTASPAVDQAKLAQLRRVLTEYKALVQAGKITPVQRHQVEQSLAAANSAVRRAERVAGQGSSVMAAAGIVGGGGSAVLIGDDVTVIGVADDVALPFVWLAAGGLLLIGHLMSSSTETQRSAWNAAQGNVDAAVATVGNVVMMAKRSRTETQAPPISVATTTTQDNKAQQHRGRLQVQGSDMARFPNGELSWAWTQPTPPTAVEAVAALAAMKSQLGKRELALRVDAFTKAEARIIYFQSTGGVSAIYRKTFQDANLPKGMGSARVDIEVLEGKAFI, encoded by the coding sequence TTGCTCACCCATCACGCCGCCGTCCAGCGCCAACTTCAGCAAACCGAGCAGCAACACGCCGCCCAGCAAGGCGACGCCGTAGCACGGATTGAAGCTCGCAGAGGCGGCGGTCAACCGCTTCCAGCAGCGGTTCGCAAGCAATTGGAACTCGGCCTCAACCACGACCTCACCGCCGTGCGGCTGCATACCGACGGCGAAGCCGACCTCATTGCTAAACAAATGCACGCGGTGGCATTTACCAGTGGCAAAGACGTTTACTTTCAGTCCGGTGAATTTGATCCGGTTAACAAGCTTGAACTGCTGGCGCACGAAGTTGCTCATACGGTGCAGCAAGCCAAAGGTCAAGTCGGAACGGGCATTGATCCCGATGCAGGTTTAGAAGCTGAAGCGAGGCAGTTTGGCAAACAACACGCTCAAACGGCCAATCAATCTGAAGCCAAACCTCAGAAGAATGCAGTCAAGCCAACCAGTGCGGCCAACACCATGCAGCGCCCAGTACAGCGGCAGGCCGCTCCAACGACAGCCAGCCCCGCCGTTGATCAAGCCAAGCTCGCTCAACTTCGCCGCGTCTTGACCGAATACAAAGCGCTTGTTCAAGCGGGCAAGATCACGCCAGTCCAGCGTCACCAAGTTGAACAAAGCCTTGCTGCGGCCAATAGCGCGGTTCGCCGAGCTGAAAGGGTTGCCGGACAAGGAAGTTCAGTGATGGCGGCGGCAGGTATTGTGGGTGGCGGCGGAAGCGCGGTGCTCATTGGTGATGACGTGACCGTGATCGGCGTGGCCGATGATGTGGCCTTGCCCTTTGTGTGGCTGGCCGCAGGGGGCTTGTTGTTAATCGGTCATCTGATGTCGTCCTCGACTGAAACTCAGCGCTCTGCTTGGAATGCTGCTCAGGGCAATGTGGATGCAGCAGTTGCTACGGTTGGAAATGTTGTCATGATGGCGAAACGGTCAAGAACGGAGACGCAAGCGCCGCCCATCAGTGTTGCTACGACGACAACTCAAGACAATAAAGCGCAGCAACACCGTGGACGACTTCAAGTCCAAGGAAGCGACATGGCCCGCTTCCCTAACGGCGAACTCTCATGGGCATGGACACAGCCGACCCCACCAACAGCGGTAGAAGCAGTTGCTGCTTTGGCGGCTATGAAATCACAACTGGGTAAACGTGAACTCGCTTTAAGAGTTGACGCTTTTACAAAAGCCGAAGCGCGAATCATCTATTTCCAATCAACAGGTGGGGTTTCTGCTATCTACAGAAAAACTTTTCAGGATGCCAATCTTCCCAAAGGAATGGGAAGCGCCCGTGTTGATATTGAAGTTTTAGAAGGAAAGGCATTTATATGA
- a CDS encoding permease prefix domain 1-containing protein: MKQTERYLKAATRGLWGRGRHELRTELQGHINERVAEFRLGGLSAEEAERQTLRELGTPERVSSGMLGVHTFPALSKAGALTLLLATTLMTTVPQSLAQVKGIYGSFPNTGESSYLDFEQLKAAIEKSGGELVGKPDNAVITVPGAPRAHYPLSITKWPGTVLVQGNRTYLSTNTLIGGILSSGADLRILGWKNLTLRAGKADIQFETDDQRVVSNLYTSTLIGDIAFRGDGISWGLASNEVAGKALGFTGQFKKGGVYALVLPELTYWTSQGSSNGPQDGYVILNSNVNQAQTGSVAFQVSDVKQPFKLYSNVREFQAALDPYRTIATAPVAYWDAAHPAPALILELSGHFGDDAYTVVNPSAVHIK, translated from the coding sequence ATGAAACAGACCGAGCGGTACTTGAAAGCGGCCACGCGGGGACTGTGGGGCCGGGGGCGGCACGAACTACGAACCGAATTGCAGGGCCATATTAACGAGCGGGTGGCCGAGTTCCGGCTGGGCGGGCTGAGTGCAGAGGAAGCCGAGCGCCAGACGCTGCGCGAACTCGGCACGCCCGAACGGGTCAGCAGCGGGATGCTGGGCGTGCATACCTTCCCCGCCCTGAGCAAGGCCGGGGCACTGACCCTCCTGCTGGCGACAACGCTAATGACGACGGTGCCGCAGAGCTTGGCACAGGTGAAGGGCATTTACGGTAGTTTCCCGAATACTGGGGAAAGCAGCTATCTGGATTTTGAACAGCTCAAGGCGGCCATCGAGAAGTCGGGTGGGGAACTCGTCGGCAAACCAGACAATGCCGTGATCACGGTGCCAGGTGCGCCGCGTGCCCATTATCCGCTCAGCATCACGAAATGGCCGGGAACGGTTCTGGTGCAAGGGAATAGAACTTATCTCAGCACCAACACCCTCATTGGTGGCATCCTCAGCTCCGGTGCAGATTTGCGGATTCTGGGTTGGAAAAATCTCACCTTGAGAGCTGGCAAAGCTGATATCCAATTTGAGACGGATGATCAGCGGGTCGTGAGTAATCTGTACACCAGTACGCTCATCGGAGACATCGCTTTTAGGGGTGACGGCATCAGCTGGGGTCTTGCTTCGAATGAGGTCGCCGGAAAAGCACTGGGCTTCACTGGACAATTTAAGAAAGGGGGCGTGTATGCGCTGGTGCTCCCGGAGCTGACCTATTGGACTTCGCAAGGATCGAGTAATGGCCCACAGGATGGATATGTCATCTTGAACAGTAATGTCAACCAGGCTCAAACAGGGAGCGTTGCGTTTCAGGTGAGTGACGTCAAGCAGCCGTTCAAACTGTATTCCAATGTCAGGGAGTTTCAGGCCGCACTGGATCCTTACCGCACCATTGCCACGGCCCCAGTCGCCTACTGGGACGCCGCCCACCCTGCCCCAGCGCTGATTCTGGAACTCAGTGGCCATTTTGGAGACGACGCCTACACGGTAGTCAATCCCAGCGCAGTCCATATCAAGTAG
- a CDS encoding permease prefix domain 1-containing protein: MSRATDRYLRQATRGLTGSARNAVRAELSSHLYERMRQHQAFGLSEEAAEARVLAELGAPATVNRGLLQVHTVPWLTPLGLLGMLGATLILTLPHTQAQVEGPASSIPELSLQYVEVKSLKAQLQKEGVSVQGPVDHWTLTFPNGKRPVTIYPNLPISGLLPTLYPNTTNHKTYLDANLLIKAADDAGLSVQLEGWTNPILHLGAVALQLGTPVAPTDAYNIYAQFIGPFVVEVLGNQPDRFYMSNLRWYPSAIRSHYLLNGVGRSGEVYALVTTHKEQGHLVFDFDVAPTDAQGKLTFNLQYGLNRLQLVPNMTAFQQLKGRDERGTAAAVLLRLPNDSRNGTRYVVQPLHQVVESLVE, from the coding sequence ATGAGCCGCGCCACCGACCGCTACCTCCGGCAGGCCACACGCGGCCTTACCGGTTCGGCTCGCAACGCTGTCCGAGCTGAACTGTCAAGCCACCTCTATGAACGCATGCGCCAGCACCAGGCGTTCGGACTGAGCGAAGAGGCAGCCGAAGCCCGAGTGCTTGCCGAACTCGGCGCGCCAGCCACCGTCAATCGCGGATTGCTGCAGGTTCATACCGTTCCGTGGCTCACGCCGCTGGGCCTGCTCGGCATGCTCGGTGCCACCCTGATCCTCACCCTCCCTCACACCCAGGCGCAGGTCGAGGGTCCAGCCTCGTCAATCCCAGAGCTCAGCTTGCAGTACGTCGAGGTCAAGAGTCTCAAGGCTCAACTCCAAAAGGAAGGGGTCAGCGTGCAAGGGCCCGTCGATCACTGGACCTTGACCTTCCCGAACGGCAAGCGCCCGGTCACGATCTACCCGAATCTCCCGATCTCCGGCCTGCTCCCCACGTTGTATCCGAACACCACCAACCACAAGACCTACCTGGATGCCAACCTGCTGATCAAAGCAGCCGACGACGCAGGCCTCTCCGTGCAGTTGGAAGGCTGGACCAATCCCATCCTTCACCTGGGTGCAGTGGCGCTCCAGCTGGGCACCCCAGTCGCGCCAACCGACGCTTATAACATCTATGCTCAGTTCATCGGGCCCTTCGTCGTGGAGGTACTCGGGAATCAGCCGGACCGCTTCTATATGAGCAATCTGCGCTGGTATCCCTCTGCCATCCGCAGCCACTATCTGCTAAATGGCGTAGGCCGATCTGGGGAAGTGTATGCTCTGGTGACCACCCACAAAGAACAGGGCCATCTGGTCTTCGATTTCGATGTGGCTCCGACTGACGCTCAAGGGAAGCTCACCTTTAATCTGCAATATGGGCTGAACCGCTTGCAACTCGTCCCGAATATGACGGCGTTCCAGCAGCTGAAAGGACGCGATGAGCGGGGCACGGCAGCGGCAGTGCTCCTGCGGCTTCCGAATGACAGCAGAAACGGAACACGCTATGTCGTGCAGCCCCTCCACCAAGTGGTGGAGAGCTTAGTCGAATAG
- a CDS encoding EAL domain-containing protein gives MNHRCTCHAIQPAAPSPITSLAIHSSSHSLRQRLNILLHTHDIGMYPGDADDVRIVAPDFPRLVHLVGGLTEDDRLALRAVPCTAAGPLIWDMHPLHIWAERLDSHWFESATQNLVFYGQPIVEVRTGEVVAYEALVRARLGQELIGAGPLLKAAVAHDQLRAFDALARTTAIRQLYGKLESSQSLFINFSPGVIYNPDICLQTTFQACREVGADFSRLVFEITEGEDFPDLQLLRSILERYRREGARVALDDLGSGRTSLSYLAELKPDIVKLDRALIQGLEHSTPAFRLVRSLVEYAHDLGIQVVAEGIEEPEELAAVRETGVDLVQGYYLGRPAELLSGLSLKATDWWSAQV, from the coding sequence TTGAATCATCGCTGTACCTGCCACGCTATCCAGCCGGCCGCGCCGTCTCCCATCACCTCACTTGCTATTCACTCGTCATCCCATTCCCTCCGGCAGCGCCTGAACATTTTGCTTCATACCCATGACATTGGTATGTACCCCGGCGATGCAGACGACGTTCGGATTGTGGCCCCTGATTTCCCCCGTCTCGTTCATCTGGTCGGCGGCCTGACCGAAGATGACCGCCTCGCACTTCGCGCAGTGCCCTGTACCGCTGCAGGCCCGCTGATCTGGGACATGCATCCTCTGCACATCTGGGCAGAGCGACTCGACAGCCACTGGTTCGAATCTGCAACCCAAAATCTGGTGTTTTACGGGCAACCGATCGTCGAGGTGCGTACCGGAGAGGTGGTGGCCTACGAGGCCCTCGTCCGCGCACGCCTGGGTCAGGAACTGATCGGGGCCGGACCGTTGCTGAAGGCCGCTGTGGCTCACGATCAGTTGCGCGCCTTCGACGCCCTGGCAAGAACGACTGCGATTCGGCAGCTCTACGGAAAACTGGAATCCTCGCAGTCCTTGTTCATCAACTTTTCTCCTGGCGTCATCTACAACCCGGACATCTGCCTGCAGACGACCTTCCAGGCCTGCCGTGAGGTGGGCGCAGATTTCTCCCGGCTGGTGTTCGAAATCACCGAAGGTGAGGATTTCCCGGATTTGCAGCTCCTACGATCGATTCTTGAGCGCTACCGCAGAGAAGGAGCCCGGGTCGCCTTGGATGATCTGGGCTCCGGGAGGACCAGCCTGTCGTACCTCGCCGAATTGAAGCCGGACATCGTCAAGCTCGACCGTGCACTGATCCAGGGCCTTGAACACTCGACCCCAGCGTTCAGGCTGGTCCGGTCACTGGTCGAGTACGCGCACGATCTCGGCATTCAGGTGGTGGCCGAAGGCATTGAGGAACCCGAGGAACTCGCCGCGGTACGGGAGACGGGAGTGGATCTGGTCCAGGGATACTACCTGGGACGCCCGGCTGAACTGCTGTCTGGCCTTTCCCTGAAAGCCACCGACTGGTGGAGCGCTCAGGTATGA
- a CDS encoding PadR family transcriptional regulator, with protein sequence MSRPAPDSPDANLLRGHLDLILLSIIQGQPKYGLEISKQAQERTDGYFDLKVGSLYPALHRLEKAGFVRGEFQSAPRSGSPVKVYALTESGGQELEARRQEFKTFTQQLGKLWQLGGIQ encoded by the coding sequence ATGTCCAGACCTGCACCCGATTCGCCCGACGCCAATCTGCTGCGTGGCCACCTCGATCTGATCCTACTGAGCATCATCCAGGGCCAACCGAAATACGGTCTGGAAATCAGTAAGCAAGCGCAGGAGCGCACAGACGGCTACTTTGATCTGAAGGTAGGCAGCCTGTACCCGGCTCTGCACCGCCTGGAAAAAGCCGGTTTTGTGCGCGGCGAGTTTCAGAGTGCACCCCGAAGCGGCAGCCCAGTAAAGGTCTACGCCCTGACCGAGAGCGGCGGCCAGGAACTGGAGGCGCGGCGACAGGAGTTCAAGACGTTCACACAGCAACTCGGCAAGTTATGGCAACTGGGAGGCATTCAATGA
- a CDS encoding acyl-CoA thioesterase/bile acid-CoA:amino acid N-acyltransferase family protein, giving the protein MPWWTPSNEVQVMAHAVDQYGERWRSSVTFITTPDGHLNLGRQAPLSGSYRGIDPGGLLCSLRPRPDLSPAYFEPSPGGYDVTVSVTLGGALLSQTSTHRLMCSPDLHKASVRERELVGTLFRPPSAQTLRRACIRLGGSEGGLYDTEGAHLASEGFMVFSLAYFGVPDTELPNQLINIPLEYFQRALAFLQAQPEVAGRRVGITGASKGGEAALLIVATFPDAIGAVAAFSPSGLIFEGIDRTGTFPAGQAMSSWSLDDQPLPYLAYRTDWDALFAEPGPFSMTPAHWEAVAAASPQEVAAATIPVERIDGAVLLVSGEQDQAWQATALSRRVEERRKQANLPAQHLWHPRDGHALSLPGLPTYTSVPWTAMGRDDDANARLQFEGWQARLETLSAAWY; this is encoded by the coding sequence ATGCCTTGGTGGACTCCGTCCAATGAGGTTCAGGTCATGGCCCATGCGGTTGACCAGTACGGAGAGCGCTGGCGGTCATCAGTAACGTTCATAACCACGCCCGATGGTCATCTGAACTTAGGTCGGCAAGCCCCCCTCAGCGGCAGCTACCGTGGCATTGACCCCGGCGGACTGCTGTGTAGCCTGCGGCCCCGCCCGGACCTGTCGCCCGCTTACTTCGAGCCATCCCCTGGCGGTTATGACGTTACAGTCTCCGTGACATTGGGCGGTGCGCTGCTTTCCCAGACCTCTACACACCGACTGATGTGTAGTCCAGACCTGCATAAAGCGTCTGTCCGCGAGCGGGAATTGGTGGGCACCCTGTTTCGCCCGCCCAGCGCCCAAACATTGCGGAGAGCGTGTATCCGCCTGGGCGGCTCGGAGGGTGGATTGTACGACACGGAGGGCGCTCACCTGGCCTCCGAGGGCTTCATGGTCTTCAGTCTCGCCTACTTCGGCGTTCCAGACACGGAGTTGCCCAATCAGCTGATCAACATTCCGCTGGAGTACTTTCAGCGGGCTCTGGCCTTCCTGCAAGCGCAGCCGGAAGTGGCAGGGCGGCGCGTCGGGATTACCGGGGCGTCCAAAGGCGGTGAAGCCGCTCTTCTCATCGTCGCCACCTTTCCAGACGCCATTGGCGCTGTCGCCGCCTTCTCGCCGAGTGGCTTAATCTTTGAGGGCATTGACCGCACGGGCACATTCCCCGCTGGACAGGCGATGTCGTCGTGGTCTCTGGACGATCAGCCGCTGCCTTACCTCGCTTACCGGACCGACTGGGATGCTCTGTTCGCGGAACCAGGCCCTTTCAGCATGACCCCGGCGCACTGGGAGGCCGTTGCAGCGGCCTCTCCCCAAGAGGTTGCGGCGGCCACGATTCCGGTCGAGCGTATCGACGGGGCGGTGTTGCTGGTCAGCGGCGAGCAGGATCAGGCGTGGCAGGCCACGGCGTTGAGTAGACGCGTTGAGGAGCGCCGCAAGCAGGCGAACCTGCCTGCGCAACATCTGTGGCATCCACGGGATGGACACGCTCTGAGCCTTCCTGGACTGCCCACGTACACCTCGGTACCCTGGACAGCCATGGGTAGAGATGACGATGCCAACGCTCGACTTCAATTCGAAGGATGGCAGGCAAGATTGGAGACTTTGAGCGCGGCTTGGTATTGA
- a CDS encoding PadR family transcriptional regulator, whose protein sequence is MDQNTLRGHLDLILLASLEHAPLYGVQLIQHVHALTVGHFHFKEGTLYPALHRLEKQGLLTADLQPSPTGGPPRKYYHLTPAGRTDLARRQQNWQAFAAAMQPFGGQA, encoded by the coding sequence ATGGATCAGAACACCCTGCGCGGCCACCTCGACCTGATTCTCCTCGCCAGCCTCGAGCACGCCCCGCTTTACGGCGTTCAGCTCATCCAGCACGTCCACGCGCTCACCGTCGGTCACTTCCACTTCAAGGAAGGCACGCTCTATCCCGCCCTTCACCGTCTTGAGAAGCAGGGTCTTCTAACTGCCGACCTCCAACCCAGTCCGACCGGCGGCCCCCCCCGCAAGTACTACCACCTGACGCCAGCCGGCCGCACGGATCTCGCCCGCCGACAGCAGAACTGGCAGGCCTTCGCCGCCGCTATGCAGCCGTTCGGCGGTCAGGCATGA
- a CDS encoding GGDEF domain-containing protein gives MTGVFDLNVEDDPALLRLILAQVHLGVVVTNARRRIVYVNSTFTQETGYTLAEVAGRSCSLLQGPGTDPADVQAIRDALNAQAPVQRTLLNYRKNGQELLYRVNITPVFQDGVLRCFIGIQQDVTLLHQVQQALERAALTDSLTGLSNRRAFDVKLDENQKAHKPFALIVADLNNLKQVNDRQGHIAGDELIQRLARHLEDLCDPGDRAFRLGGDEFVVLINCEGPTVLEARVTKWQMKLAELQRSVPLSVGMACFPDDHPDVWGVFREADRRMYLHKASTQGALSTQPR, from the coding sequence ATGACTGGTGTATTCGACCTGAACGTGGAGGACGACCCGGCCTTACTGCGGCTGATCCTTGCTCAGGTGCACCTGGGTGTGGTGGTGACCAATGCTCGCAGACGCATCGTTTACGTCAACAGCACGTTCACTCAGGAAACCGGCTATACGCTCGCTGAGGTGGCTGGAAGATCATGCAGTTTACTGCAAGGCCCAGGCACTGACCCCGCCGACGTCCAGGCCATCCGCGACGCGCTCAACGCGCAGGCACCAGTGCAGCGGACACTCCTGAACTATAGAAAGAATGGTCAAGAACTGCTGTACCGGGTGAACATCACGCCTGTGTTCCAGGACGGTGTGCTGCGGTGTTTCATTGGCATTCAGCAGGACGTGACGCTGTTGCATCAGGTGCAGCAGGCGCTGGAACGCGCGGCGCTGACCGATAGCCTGACGGGTTTGAGCAACCGCCGGGCCTTCGATGTGAAGCTCGATGAAAATCAGAAAGCACACAAGCCGTTTGCGTTGATCGTGGCGGATCTCAACAACCTCAAGCAGGTCAATGACCGGCAAGGACACATCGCCGGTGACGAGTTGATCCAACGGCTGGCCCGGCATCTGGAAGACCTGTGCGACCCGGGCGACCGGGCGTTTCGGCTCGGAGGTGACGAATTCGTTGTCCTGATCAACTGTGAAGGACCAACCGTTCTGGAGGCCCGAGTCACGAAATGGCAGATGAAACTTGCTGAGCTGCAGCGAAGCGTGCCGCTGAGTGTCGGGATGGCGTGCTTTCCTGACGACCATCCCGATGTCTGGGGCGTATTCCGTGAAGCAGACCGACGTATGTACCTTCACAAGGCCAGTACTCAGGGGGCGCTGTCAACTCAACCGCGGTAG